Proteins encoded within one genomic window of Corynebacterium aurimucosum:
- a CDS encoding helix-turn-helix transcriptional regulator, translating to MAEHHNMVRKWRRWLEMSQAELAERAGVSRQTIANIERGNYSPSVYLALDICRELGKTVEEVFGDEQHD from the coding sequence ATGGCCGAGCATCACAATATGGTCCGCAAATGGCGGCGCTGGCTCGAGATGTCCCAAGCCGAACTCGCCGAACGAGCCGGCGTATCCCGCCAAACTATCGCCAATATCGAACGCGGCAACTACTCGCCCTCTGTCTACCTAGCGCTAGACATCTGCCGCGAACTAGGAAAAACCGTCGAAGAAGTCTTTGGAGATGAACAACATGATTAA
- a CDS encoding GtrA family protein, protein MADLSFARFASNLGQFIKFGLVGGSGALVNIATSIVAAKCGLAWFGATPHDAMFNLFGTQFHVRWFMLFSTIAFLVANTWNYQLNRMWTFKSVNKVSWLRGFFPFLITGIGAYLVTLAVQYLLMNPTSPLQLPPHIFDDSTGFRTMYYWANAISIVVAMPINFIFNKLWTFRSKPKAPVVVHETEPA, encoded by the coding sequence ATGGCGGATCTGAGCTTTGCTCGCTTTGCCTCGAATCTTGGCCAGTTCATCAAGTTTGGTCTGGTCGGCGGCTCGGGCGCGTTGGTCAACATCGCGACCTCTATCGTGGCTGCGAAATGCGGTTTGGCCTGGTTTGGCGCTACGCCGCATGACGCGATGTTCAATCTCTTCGGCACACAGTTCCACGTGCGTTGGTTCATGCTCTTTTCCACGATTGCCTTCCTCGTGGCGAATACCTGGAATTACCAGCTCAACCGCATGTGGACGTTCAAGTCCGTCAACAAGGTGTCCTGGCTACGTGGCTTTTTCCCGTTCCTCATCACGGGTATCGGCGCCTACCTGGTCACGCTCGCGGTGCAGTACCTGCTGATGAATCCGACCTCGCCGCTGCAGTTGCCGCCGCATATTTTCGATGACTCGACGGGCTTCCGCACGATGTACTACTGGGCCAATGCCATTTCCATCGTGGTGGCGATGCCGATTAACTTCATCTTCAATAAGCTGTGGACCTTCCGCTCGAAGCCCAAGGCACCGGTCGTGGTCCACGAGACCGAGCCGGCTTAA
- a CDS encoding TIGR00730 family Rossman fold protein, which yields MTPEQLRTLRGPLLVRTAGEQSSTFDQRLLQSGADHEWQHADPWRVLRIQGEFVDGFDALAKLPKAVTVFGSARTPEDDPNYQLGVALGRRLVEAKYAVITGGGPGIMEAANRGAHEAGGLSVGLGIELPHEQGLNPYVDLGLNFRYFFARKTMFLKYSQAFICLPGGMGTMDEFFEVMCMVQTGKVTNYPIVLMGTEYWSGLVEWMKKTLAEGGFINPEDLDLFLITDDIDEAVAHILAAHKVMSDKRLREQENK from the coding sequence ATGACGCCTGAGCAACTGCGCACTCTGCGCGGACCTCTTCTCGTGCGCACTGCTGGAGAGCAGTCCTCCACCTTTGACCAGCGCCTGCTGCAGTCCGGTGCGGATCATGAGTGGCAGCACGCCGATCCCTGGCGCGTCCTGCGCATTCAGGGCGAGTTCGTGGACGGCTTTGACGCGCTGGCCAAGCTGCCCAAGGCCGTGACCGTCTTCGGCTCTGCGCGCACCCCGGAGGATGATCCGAATTACCAGCTGGGCGTTGCCTTGGGCCGCCGCCTAGTAGAGGCCAAGTACGCCGTTATCACCGGCGGCGGCCCCGGCATCATGGAGGCGGCCAACCGCGGCGCGCATGAGGCCGGCGGACTGTCTGTGGGCTTAGGCATCGAGCTGCCGCACGAGCAGGGCCTGAACCCCTACGTCGATCTTGGCCTGAACTTCCGCTACTTCTTCGCGCGCAAGACCATGTTCCTCAAGTACTCCCAGGCCTTCATCTGCCTACCGGGTGGCATGGGCACCATGGATGAGTTCTTCGAAGTCATGTGCATGGTCCAAACCGGTAAGGTGACCAACTATCCCATCGTGCTCATGGGCACCGAATATTGGTCCGGCTTGGTGGAGTGGATGAAGAAAACCTTGGCCGAGGGCGGGTTCATCAACCCTGAAGACCTTGATCTCTTCTTGATCACCGACGATATCGACGAAGCCGTCGCCCACATCTTGGCCGCGCACAAGGTGATGTCGGACAAGCGCTTGCGGGAGCAAGAAAACAAGTGA
- a CDS encoding amino acid permease, giving the protein MAAATQLKTRHLTMMGLGSAVGAGLFLGVGLGIQVSGTSVLISYAVAGVLIALVMWMLGEMAAARPSLGAFSTYAGQAFGPWARFTLGWIYWFMLVMVMGAEITGAAAIVSNWFGVDPWIPALVAVILFAIVNFAAVGGFGEFEFWFAIIKVATIVAFLGIGVLMALGILPGMVLSVAGHNFTENFLPNGGPGFAAGLLAVAFAFGGIELVTIAAAESEDPAHNVATAVRAIIVRIMVFYIGSILVITMALPFSSIQDADVAADSPFTLVLAAAKIPFAAGFMEAIIALALLSAFNAQIYATSRLVYDMAKDHSAHHVFLKTNASGSPIYAVVLSIVFAFASVALQYWNPPGLLAFLFNAVGGCLLIIWCFIVASYIKLHPQMKANGELTTLRVPGFPWLPWITALALVGLTILMLFDPSARNQVLAVLILTVALVVIFHLLPGNSRRAADA; this is encoded by the coding sequence ATGGCTGCGGCCACTCAACTCAAAACCCGCCACCTCACCATGATGGGGCTCGGCTCCGCGGTGGGCGCGGGCCTCTTCCTGGGCGTCGGCCTGGGCATCCAGGTCTCCGGCACTTCCGTCCTTATTTCCTATGCGGTGGCTGGTGTGCTCATCGCCTTGGTGATGTGGATGCTCGGTGAGATGGCTGCCGCCCGCCCTTCGTTGGGTGCTTTCTCCACTTATGCGGGCCAGGCTTTCGGGCCGTGGGCGCGGTTCACGCTGGGCTGGATTTACTGGTTCATGCTGGTCATGGTGATGGGCGCAGAGATTACTGGTGCCGCGGCAATCGTCTCCAACTGGTTCGGGGTAGACCCCTGGATTCCAGCATTGGTGGCCGTAATTCTCTTCGCCATCGTCAACTTTGCCGCCGTGGGCGGCTTCGGCGAATTCGAGTTCTGGTTCGCCATCATCAAGGTTGCCACCATCGTGGCCTTCCTCGGCATCGGCGTGCTCATGGCACTGGGCATCCTGCCGGGTATGGTTCTCTCGGTGGCGGGCCACAACTTTACGGAGAACTTCCTCCCCAATGGCGGCCCCGGCTTTGCTGCCGGCCTGCTCGCCGTGGCTTTCGCATTCGGTGGCATCGAACTGGTCACCATTGCCGCAGCTGAGTCCGAAGACCCCGCACACAACGTGGCCACTGCCGTGCGCGCCATCATCGTGCGCATCATGGTCTTCTACATCGGCTCCATTCTGGTCATCACCATGGCCTTGCCTTTCAGCTCTATCCAGGACGCCGATGTGGCCGCGGACTCGCCCTTCACGTTGGTCCTTGCGGCCGCGAAAATCCCCTTCGCCGCGGGATTCATGGAGGCGATCATTGCCCTGGCGCTGCTCTCCGCCTTCAACGCGCAGATCTACGCCACCTCCCGCTTGGTCTATGACATGGCTAAGGACCACAGCGCGCACCACGTCTTTTTGAAGACCAACGCCTCCGGCTCCCCCATTTATGCGGTGGTGCTCTCCATCGTCTTCGCCTTTGCATCGGTAGCTCTGCAGTACTGGAACCCGCCGGGACTTCTGGCCTTCCTCTTCAACGCGGTGGGCGGTTGCTTGCTGATCATCTGGTGCTTCATCGTGGCTTCCTACATCAAGCTGCACCCTCAGATGAAAGCCAATGGAGAGCTCACCACGCTGCGTGTTCCGGGCTTCCCGTGGCTGCCATGGATCACCGCCCTGGCGCTGGTGGGTCTTACAATTCTCATGCTTTTCGATCCCTCCGCCCGCAACCAAGTCCTCGCCGTCCTCATCCTGACCGTGGCCCTGGTTGTGATATTCCACCTACTTCCGGGTAACTCAAGGCGCGCGGCGGACGCGTAA
- a CDS encoding pseudouridine synthase: protein MVFRPPAREGISPRKVMLTGIVPATPTYWAGEAGDSAFSPGARLEPGTVLPGPTLAWYHPPAPAEEPIPFDYRVVYEDGDLIVVDKPHFLPTTSNGRIVRETLQTRLRVDYGEDSIVPLHRLDRLTSGLVLCSRNSRTRAAYQQLFQERAVVKHYRARVAAPFSFDGTVRLGMRRVRGERQVRVDPSGTPTVTRVRVRGTVADVWPLTGHTHQIRVVLNHLGHPIVGDDTYPVDRGLSLYDFSTPLQLSHIAMSFKDPLSGEKREFKL, encoded by the coding sequence GTGGTCTTTCGCCCGCCGGCGCGGGAGGGGATTAGCCCGCGCAAGGTGATGCTCACTGGCATCGTGCCCGCCACTCCTACCTATTGGGCAGGTGAGGCGGGCGATTCCGCGTTTTCGCCTGGTGCCCGCTTAGAACCTGGCACTGTGCTTCCCGGTCCAACGCTGGCGTGGTATCACCCTCCGGCGCCTGCCGAAGAACCTATTCCCTTTGACTATCGCGTGGTGTATGAGGATGGGGACCTGATAGTCGTCGACAAGCCGCACTTTTTGCCTACGACGTCGAATGGGCGCATCGTGCGCGAGACCCTCCAGACCCGCCTGCGCGTGGACTATGGGGAGGACTCTATTGTGCCGCTGCACCGGCTGGACCGATTGACATCGGGGTTGGTGCTGTGTTCGCGTAATTCGCGCACGCGCGCTGCGTACCAGCAGCTTTTTCAGGAGCGGGCGGTGGTGAAGCACTACCGTGCTCGGGTGGCCGCGCCCTTCTCCTTCGACGGCACGGTGCGGCTGGGCATGCGGCGGGTGCGGGGCGAGCGCCAGGTCCGCGTGGATCCTTCCGGCACGCCTACAGTGACTCGGGTGCGCGTTCGGGGAACGGTGGCCGATGTCTGGCCGCTGACCGGGCACACCCACCAGATTCGCGTGGTGCTCAATCACCTGGGCCATCCGATCGTGGGGGATGATACCTATCCGGTGGATCGCGGGTTGTCCCTCTATGACTTTTCAACGCCGCTGCAGCTTTCCCACATTGCGATGAGCTTTAAGGACCCGCTTTCGGGCGAGAAGCGTGAGTTTAAGCTGTGA
- a CDS encoding amino acid permease, which yields MLKVTAQNDSSSRSLGSGLKVRHLTMMGLGSTIGAGLFLGTGVGISAAGPAVLLAYLIAGFLAILVMQMLGEMGTVIPASGSFSEYAEHGIGRWAGFTQGWIYWLATVAVLGAEITGAAGFIGAWFNCPPWIPAAICVALFGTINLLRVRLFGEFEYWFAFIKVAVIIAFLIIGALLIFGLLPGHTFIGTSVFLADGFMPNGLGGVAAGLLAVAFAFGGIEVVAIAAAESEDPEKSLVNAVRTTITRISVFYLGSVLVITFLLPYSSLGSAQSAAESPFTMVLDRAGIPGAAAIMEVVIVLALLSAFNAQIYASSRMMHSLASRGEAPKLFAATDRRGVPTAAIALSVILSAVMVVLNYADTGWLLSFMLNAAGASLLIVWVFIAVSQLRLRPQLEAIHPLPVRMWAYPYLTWFALALFAAIAVLMLSDASARIQLFSAATMFAVLAVAGVINAKARGIAPTSRLPLPTAEELEAR from the coding sequence ATGCTAAAGGTGACTGCTCAAAACGATTCCTCCTCTCGCTCACTCGGCAGCGGCTTGAAGGTCCGCCACCTGACCATGATGGGGCTGGGCTCCACCATTGGCGCTGGCCTTTTCTTAGGCACCGGTGTAGGCATTTCTGCCGCTGGCCCCGCGGTCCTTTTGGCCTACCTCATCGCTGGTTTCCTTGCCATCCTAGTCATGCAGATGCTCGGTGAGATGGGCACGGTCATCCCCGCATCCGGCTCCTTTTCCGAATACGCGGAGCACGGCATCGGCCGCTGGGCAGGCTTTACGCAGGGCTGGATTTACTGGCTCGCCACCGTCGCTGTCCTTGGCGCGGAAATCACCGGCGCCGCCGGATTCATCGGCGCGTGGTTTAACTGCCCGCCCTGGATCCCCGCTGCCATCTGCGTGGCACTCTTCGGAACCATCAACCTTTTGCGCGTGCGCTTGTTCGGCGAGTTCGAGTACTGGTTCGCCTTCATTAAGGTTGCCGTCATCATTGCTTTCCTCATTATCGGCGCACTATTGATTTTCGGACTGCTTCCCGGCCATACCTTCATCGGCACATCTGTCTTTCTTGCCGACGGCTTCATGCCCAACGGCCTCGGTGGTGTGGCCGCCGGCCTGCTCGCCGTAGCTTTCGCCTTCGGTGGCATCGAGGTCGTCGCCATCGCTGCGGCGGAATCCGAGGATCCCGAGAAATCCCTCGTCAACGCCGTGCGCACTACAATTACCCGCATTTCGGTGTTCTACCTGGGCTCTGTCCTCGTCATCACCTTTCTCCTGCCCTATTCCTCGCTCGGCTCCGCGCAGTCGGCCGCCGAGTCGCCGTTCACCATGGTCTTGGACCGCGCGGGAATCCCAGGCGCGGCAGCCATCATGGAAGTAGTCATCGTTCTCGCACTGCTTTCCGCTTTCAACGCGCAGATTTACGCTTCTTCGCGCATGATGCACTCGCTGGCCTCCCGCGGTGAGGCGCCCAAGCTCTTCGCCGCCACCGACCGCCGCGGCGTCCCGACTGCGGCCATCGCGCTGTCTGTCATTCTTTCCGCGGTGATGGTCGTCCTGAACTATGCGGATACCGGGTGGCTGCTGTCCTTCATGCTCAATGCCGCTGGAGCCTCGCTGCTTATCGTGTGGGTGTTCATCGCGGTGAGCCAGTTGCGCCTGCGCCCCCAGCTCGAGGCCATCCACCCACTGCCGGTGCGAATGTGGGCCTACCCCTACCTCACGTGGTTCGCGTTAGCCCTCTTCGCAGCCATCGCGGTGCTCATGCTTAGTGACGCCTCAGCCCGCATCCAACTCTTCTCCGCCGCCACTATGTTCGCGGTACTCGCAGTTGCAGGTGTCATCAACGCCAAGGCCCGCGGTATCGCCCCGACGTCTCGCCTGCCCCTACCTACGGCCGAGGAGCTCGAGGCCCGCTAG
- the dapE gene encoding succinyl-diaminopimelate desuccinylase — MTLNLFSDPIELTKALVDIPSPSHHEQAIAAAVEEALRGLDQSKVEVERYGNTVCARTNRGFESRVVLAGHIDTVPLADNVPHTMSEDGATMYGCGTVDMKSGMAVYLNAFAQLYNSDELKHDLTVIAYEGEEVATEFNGLGHLQKDHPEWLQGDLALLGEPSGAMIEAGCQGTIRVRVTAHGTRAHSARAWLGSNAAHTLAPVMLNVANYQPRDVEIDGCTYKEGLNIVHLESGVATNTIPDEAWMFVNFRFAPDRSSEEALAHLMEVLGEHENITVEVDDIAGAALPGLGQPAARALVDAVGGNVRAKYGWTDVARFSEMGTPAVNFGAGDPGFAHKKDEQVPVVQITEVSTALLNYLKG; from the coding sequence GTGACTTTAAATCTCTTCTCCGATCCCATTGAGCTGACCAAGGCCTTGGTGGATATCCCCAGCCCTTCACACCACGAGCAAGCGATCGCCGCTGCGGTCGAAGAGGCTCTGCGTGGTCTGGACCAGAGCAAAGTAGAGGTGGAACGCTACGGTAACACCGTCTGTGCCCGGACGAATCGGGGCTTCGAAAGCCGCGTGGTCCTCGCCGGCCACATCGATACCGTGCCCCTGGCCGATAACGTGCCCCACACCATGTCGGAGGACGGCGCCACCATGTATGGCTGCGGCACCGTTGACATGAAGTCCGGCATGGCTGTCTACCTCAACGCTTTTGCGCAGCTGTACAACTCCGATGAGCTCAAGCACGATCTCACGGTTATTGCCTATGAGGGCGAGGAGGTCGCCACCGAATTCAACGGCCTGGGCCACCTGCAAAAAGATCACCCGGAGTGGTTGCAGGGGGACCTGGCGCTGCTGGGTGAGCCTTCCGGCGCCATGATCGAGGCCGGCTGCCAGGGCACCATCCGCGTGCGCGTTACCGCCCACGGTACCCGCGCGCACTCGGCACGCGCCTGGCTCGGCTCCAATGCGGCGCATACCTTGGCACCGGTGATGCTCAACGTGGCCAACTACCAGCCGCGCGACGTCGAGATAGACGGCTGCACCTACAAGGAAGGCCTCAACATCGTCCACCTCGAATCCGGCGTGGCCACCAATACCATCCCGGATGAGGCCTGGATGTTCGTCAACTTCCGCTTTGCCCCTGACCGCAGCTCCGAGGAGGCGCTGGCGCACCTGATGGAGGTCCTCGGCGAGCACGAGAACATCACCGTGGAGGTCGATGACATCGCGGGTGCAGCCTTGCCCGGTTTGGGCCAGCCGGCGGCACGCGCGCTTGTCGACGCCGTCGGCGGCAACGTCCGCGCCAAGTATGGTTGGACCGATGTGGCCCGTTTCTCCGAGATGGGGACCCCAGCCGTCAATTTCGGCGCTGGGGATCCGGGCTTTGCCCATAAGAAGGACGAGCAAGTGCCCGTCGTTCAGATCACCGAAGTCTCGACCGCACTCTTGAATTACCTGAAGGGATAA
- a CDS encoding glucosyl-3-phosphoglycerate synthase: protein MSVSVSVVIPALNEERTVAHVVRACLADDPLEVIVVDADSTDGTAAQAAAAGARVCNWRDVVEEPPQPGKGESLWRGVAAARGEVVVFIDADLESAAPGMVTALSEPFVDPHVQLVKARYTRSLNGQPTGGGRVTELSAKPLLRMFFPELAHIDQPLGGEYAIRRDAAVGLPFVAGYGVEAGLLIDVAKRHGPHAIAEVDLGTRAHRNRPLHELSPMADVVSRTILSRAGVVGPVTQRPPLLGKI from the coding sequence ATGTCTGTCAGCGTTTCTGTAGTCATCCCTGCGCTTAATGAGGAGCGCACCGTCGCCCACGTGGTGCGCGCCTGCCTGGCGGACGATCCGTTAGAGGTCATCGTCGTCGACGCCGACTCCACCGATGGGACCGCAGCACAGGCAGCCGCGGCCGGGGCTCGGGTGTGCAATTGGCGCGACGTGGTGGAGGAGCCGCCGCAGCCTGGCAAGGGCGAGTCCTTGTGGCGCGGGGTGGCCGCGGCCCGGGGCGAGGTCGTCGTCTTCATCGATGCGGATTTAGAATCCGCCGCCCCCGGCATGGTGACCGCGCTAAGTGAGCCTTTTGTGGACCCCCACGTGCAGCTGGTCAAGGCGCGCTATACACGCAGCCTGAACGGTCAGCCCACAGGTGGCGGGCGGGTCACGGAGCTGAGCGCCAAGCCGCTTCTGCGCATGTTTTTCCCAGAGCTCGCGCACATTGATCAGCCTTTGGGCGGGGAGTATGCAATTCGCCGCGATGCGGCTGTGGGGTTGCCTTTCGTCGCGGGCTATGGGGTGGAAGCGGGGTTACTGATAGACGTCGCCAAGCGCCACGGCCCCCACGCCATCGCCGAAGTGGACCTGGGCACTCGCGCCCACCGCAACCGCCCGCTCCATGAGCTATCCCCGATGGCCGATGTAGTTTCGCGCACCATCCTCTCCCGCGCGGGCGTGGTCGGGCCTGTTACCCAACGACCGCCGCTGCTGGGTAAGATTTAG
- the folP gene encoding dihydropteroate synthase, with product MAIVNRTPDSFYDKGATFELAPAIQRAEQALDDGASIIDIGGVKAGPGEHVDAAEEIERVVPTIAELHCRRPEALISVDTWRAEVAEAAIAAGAGLVNDTWAGWDPELIEVAGHHKVGYVCSHTGGVTPRTRPHRVHFDDVVADVITETTRLAERAADLGCPEELTFIDPTHDFGKNTFHGLELLRRIEEIVATGWPVLMALSNKDFVGETLDRAVDQRVAGTLAATAWSAARGVAAFRVHEVAPTLDVIRMTAAIQGQMAPLATTRGLA from the coding sequence ATGGCGATTGTGAACCGCACACCCGACTCCTTCTACGACAAGGGCGCCACCTTCGAGCTCGCCCCCGCCATCCAGCGCGCTGAGCAGGCGCTTGACGACGGCGCCTCCATCATCGACATCGGCGGAGTCAAGGCCGGCCCGGGTGAGCACGTCGACGCGGCCGAGGAGATCGAGCGCGTCGTGCCCACCATCGCGGAGCTGCACTGCCGCCGCCCGGAGGCGCTGATTTCCGTGGATACGTGGCGCGCTGAGGTAGCAGAAGCGGCTATCGCCGCCGGTGCTGGTCTGGTCAACGACACGTGGGCCGGCTGGGACCCCGAGCTCATCGAGGTGGCTGGCCACCACAAGGTGGGCTACGTGTGCTCGCACACCGGTGGCGTGACCCCACGCACCCGCCCGCATCGTGTGCACTTCGACGATGTGGTCGCCGATGTCATCACCGAGACCACGCGGCTAGCTGAGCGCGCCGCCGACCTCGGCTGTCCGGAGGAGTTGACGTTCATCGACCCCACACACGACTTTGGCAAAAACACATTCCACGGTTTGGAGTTGTTGCGGCGCATAGAGGAGATCGTGGCGACGGGCTGGCCGGTGCTCATGGCCTTGTCGAACAAGGACTTTGTGGGTGAGACCCTCGACCGCGCCGTGGACCAGCGCGTCGCGGGCACACTGGCGGCAACGGCATGGTCGGCGGCACGGGGCGTGGCGGCATTCCGGGTCCATGAGGTGGCCCCGACGCTCGATGTCATTCGGATGACCGCCGCCATCCAGGGCCAGATGGCGCCCTTGGCGACGACCCGGGGGCTAGCCTAA
- a CDS encoding type IV toxin-antitoxin system AbiEi family antitoxin domain-containing protein, with the protein MKAWTTAELRAQGLSKEAIRRKLRAGTLFRVHRGIYSDEWSPLAVARALAHGLSRIHFTGKTAQEIHLGRKLTFPLEAEGPRTLKGKNFRVTHSRLAATAKVNGLPVVQVLWAARRMAANCRQLLEENYRGKTGPERLDNDRWRMRRVPRRLKETIRRTPIGTDSVPERQLSRGLSADGIFPEHNALIAGYRFDLKIGKLIVEVDGWEHHKHSRAFQADRSKQNAAVAHGYTVLRFTADDIRYHLDDAVLLIKTMLEQLKGRNPTLPAVVTQPYWTWHLCM; encoded by the coding sequence ATGAAGGCATGGACGACCGCGGAGCTTCGCGCGCAAGGCTTGAGCAAGGAGGCAATCAGGCGGAAGCTTCGCGCGGGGACGCTCTTTCGCGTGCACCGTGGGATTTATAGCGACGAGTGGTCGCCGCTAGCTGTGGCGCGGGCTCTGGCGCACGGGCTCAGTCGAATACATTTCACGGGCAAGACCGCGCAGGAGATTCACTTGGGGAGGAAGCTGACCTTTCCACTGGAAGCCGAAGGTCCGCGCACGCTCAAGGGCAAGAATTTTCGGGTGACACATTCACGCCTGGCGGCTACTGCAAAGGTAAATGGCCTGCCTGTTGTTCAGGTGCTGTGGGCAGCTCGTCGTATGGCCGCTAACTGCAGACAACTGCTGGAAGAAAATTATCGCGGCAAGACTGGCCCTGAGCGTTTGGACAATGACCGGTGGAGAATGCGTCGGGTCCCTCGGCGTTTGAAAGAGACGATACGCCGCACGCCCATCGGTACGGACAGCGTGCCGGAGCGCCAGCTCAGTCGAGGCCTTAGCGCAGACGGAATCTTTCCTGAGCACAACGCGCTCATTGCGGGCTACCGCTTTGACCTGAAGATTGGCAAACTCATCGTGGAGGTCGACGGCTGGGAGCACCACAAACATAGTCGTGCGTTTCAGGCAGATCGCTCGAAACAGAACGCAGCAGTAGCTCATGGGTATACGGTTTTGCGCTTTACTGCTGACGATATCCGCTACCACCTCGACGACGCCGTTCTACTCATCAAAACCATGCTTGAGCAGCTCAAAGGACGGAATCCGACGTTGCCGGCTGTGGTGACGCAACCCTATTGGACATGGCACTTGTGTATGTAA
- a CDS encoding DUF3117 domain-containing protein produces MAAMKPRTTGGEMEAVEESRKIVMRIPSDGGGRIVIELSKEEAAELGSLLVAVSS; encoded by the coding sequence ATGGCAGCGATGAAGCCCCGTACCACTGGTGGAGAGATGGAAGCGGTAGAGGAGTCCCGCAAGATTGTCATGCGCATTCCTTCTGACGGGGGTGGGCGCATTGTGATTGAGCTCAGCAAAGAAGAAGCAGCGGAGCTGGGTTCACTCCTCGTAGCAGTTTCTAGCTAG
- the dapD gene encoding 2,3,4,5-tetrahydropyridine-2,6-dicarboxylate N-succinyltransferase yields MTSASARGLATITHDGTVLDVWFPAVHTDISVEASGTERLEEVPQQFADLVGPDEERGVARIAVETSIKDLDEAPADTYDAYLRLHLLSHRAVKPHGLNVDGIFGKLANVVWTNYGPCAVADFQMVRGRLASRGPVVVYSVDKFPRMVDYVVPSGVRIGDADRVRLGAHLAEGTTVMHEGFVNFNAGTLGASMVEGRISAGVVVGDGSDIGGGTSIMGTLSGGGKEVISIGERCLLGANSGVGISLGDDAVVEAGLYVTAGTKIAVFGKIAAALGLSEGETIKGSKLSGVSGVLLRRNSVTGAVEAVDWKSEAVALNEDLHKN; encoded by the coding sequence ATGACTTCAGCATCCGCACGCGGCCTGGCAACCATTACCCACGACGGCACCGTCCTGGACGTCTGGTTCCCCGCAGTTCACACCGATATCTCTGTAGAAGCCAGCGGCACCGAGCGCTTGGAGGAGGTTCCGCAGCAATTCGCTGATCTGGTGGGCCCTGACGAAGAGCGCGGCGTCGCCCGCATCGCGGTGGAGACCTCCATCAAGGATCTGGACGAGGCTCCCGCCGACACCTACGACGCCTACCTGCGCCTGCACCTGCTCTCCCACCGCGCAGTCAAGCCTCACGGCCTGAACGTAGACGGGATCTTCGGCAAGCTGGCCAACGTCGTGTGGACCAACTACGGCCCCTGCGCGGTTGCCGATTTCCAGATGGTCCGCGGCCGCCTCGCTTCCCGCGGCCCGGTCGTCGTCTACTCCGTCGATAAGTTCCCGCGCATGGTGGACTACGTTGTCCCCTCCGGCGTGCGCATTGGTGACGCGGACCGCGTTCGCCTAGGTGCCCACCTCGCTGAGGGCACGACCGTGATGCACGAGGGCTTCGTCAACTTCAACGCCGGCACCCTGGGCGCCTCCATGGTCGAGGGCCGTATTTCCGCAGGCGTCGTCGTGGGCGATGGCTCCGATATCGGCGGCGGCACCTCCATCATGGGCACCCTGTCCGGTGGCGGCAAGGAGGTCATCTCCATCGGTGAGCGCTGCCTGCTCGGCGCGAACTCCGGCGTGGGCATTTCGCTTGGCGACGACGCCGTCGTCGAAGCCGGTCTCTACGTCACCGCCGGCACCAAGATTGCCGTCTTTGGCAAGATCGCGGCGGCCCTAGGCCTGTCTGAGGGCGAGACCATCAAGGGCTCCAAGCTCTCTGGTGTTTCCGGCGTGCTGCTGCGCCGCAACTCCGTGACCGGCGCCGTCGAGGCCGTCGATTGGAAGTCTGAGGCTGTGGCTCTCAACGAGGACCTGCACAAGAACTAA
- a CDS encoding DivIVA domain-containing protein gives MLSWMLLFVVLIALVIIGTWLWGTLVGRGTVMDAPDIAVSTVNENLQALDEGRFDDLRFDVVARGYRQDQVDALLAAVERRLKAAPATSSDASSEPSA, from the coding sequence ATGTTGTCCTGGATGCTGCTGTTCGTTGTCCTCATCGCTCTCGTGATCATTGGTACATGGTTGTGGGGAACCCTTGTGGGGCGCGGAACTGTCATGGACGCACCCGACATAGCGGTGAGCACTGTTAATGAGAATCTGCAGGCTCTTGACGAGGGGCGTTTCGACGACCTGCGTTTCGACGTGGTCGCGCGCGGCTACCGTCAGGACCAGGTGGATGCCCTCCTAGCTGCGGTGGAGCGCCGTTTAAAGGCCGCGCCGGCGACATCGTCTGACGCTTCTTCCGAACCTTCGGCGTAG